In Zerene cesonia ecotype Mississippi chromosome 17, Zerene_cesonia_1.1, whole genome shotgun sequence, a single genomic region encodes these proteins:
- the LOC119833335 gene encoding TBC domain-containing protein kinase-like protein — protein MNEEESYKFAACTYFAKNHPGETCGSNGLPLTPSSVTILGRAQRLLTIEHPNLCTYLDIIRGKHERIIVVAEVIGKPLSEHSSKFSIPEVTSIALQVAKAMQYLHEQEITHRILSDDNILLDKCGRVKLFNYGMFYMTDGGKEVPFPLGLPRYLSPETILNGGGPSADIWNFGIILLELCLGKLWNSLKPGPILRRILTLVHASNPAERIAREHDCFEAYKNLPESIRSIIEKCLKIYPSERTTFTELVDDLSKISEQKPIEVKKPRGLLGCKLQFLYHWWQLAGGDIISELKKNGLIKNSPPILSMPIAILLDGCTIGGKKNALFDRRIAKYSLEILKNRLAHISPHDFYPLMHERRKEYDAVSLPKIIREKDTEYQFYRLIWFQRLLHGYPYTAQYIRAQAEIDIPPLVRGDVWAALLGVVGDIEDQYERIDKETPTPTDRQIDVDIPRCHQYCWLLCGRAGHKTLKRLLKAWLLTNPQYVYWQGLDSLTAPFLYLNFCNEARAFACLSAFVPKYLHKFFLKDNSAVIKEYLAKFWQITAFHEPELAAHLHDINFVPELFAIPWFLTMFSHVFPLHKIVHLWDALLVEGPQLPLFMGVGILRQLRDTLLDSGFNECILLFSDLPEIDIGECVKESIEMSRSTPRSISYRRFANEPEIRDPMDVVEVPMEVLLAEICPRINLSDFFSLTCQEKCCVVDIRSNLLYEKSCIEGSINVPYSGVHLGQHELRALGLHPHRALGEAIASKKTVVIASAEDETAQLFSDYLVKCKVPRVCILHGGVSALHSHVPSLFTVPPKRNGHK, from the exons ATGAACGAGGAAGAGAGCTATAAATTCGCTGCTTGCACGTATTTCGCCAAAAATCACCCCGGTGAAACGTGCGGTAGCAATGGTTTACCCCTTACCCCTAGTTCTGTAACAATATTAGGACGAGCTCAACGATTACTGACTATAGAACATCCAAATCTATGTACGTACCTGGATATTATTAGAGGCAAACATG aaagaaTAATTGTCGTGGCTGAAGTGATAGGTAAACCACTGTCAGAGCACTCATCGAAATTTTCCATCCCAGAGGTTACAAGCATAGCTTTACAAGTGGCAAAGGCAATGCAGTATCTTCATGAACAGGAAATCACACATAGAATACTGTCAgatgacaatattttattagataagtGTGGGAGAgtgaagttatttaattatggaaTGTTTTATATGACAGATGGTGGAAAAGAAGTGCCATTTCCATTGGG GCTTCCTCGTTACTTAAGccctgaaacaattttaaatggtgGTGGTCCATCAGCTGATATATGGAATTTTGGTATCATCCTCCTAGAGTTATGTCTGGGCAAATTATGGAATAGTTTGAAACCTGGGCCCATCTTACGAAGAATACTCACTTTGGTGCATGCTAGTAATCCAGCAGAAAGAATTGCGAGGGAACATGACTGCTTTGAAGCCTATAAG AATCTTCCAGAAAGTATAAGAAgcataatagaaaaatgtttaaaaatatatcccaGTGAAAGAACAACTTTCACAGAATTAGTTGatgatttatcaaaaattagtGAACAAAAACCAATAGAAGTGAAAAAGCCAAGGGGGTTATTAGGTTGTAAACTACAATTTCTATATCACTGGTGGCAGTTAGCTGGTGGTGATATTATATCTGAATTGAAGAAGAATGGCTTGATAAAGAATAGTCCTCCTATTTTGTCTATGCCCAT AGCAATACTACTGGATGGATGTACAATAGGAGGCAagaaaaatgcattatttgaCAGAAGAATAGCCAAGTATAGTttggaaatattgaaaaaccGTCTTGCCCATATTTCGCCTCATGATTTTTACCCACTAATGCATGAAAGAAGGAAAGAATATGATGCTGTTTCGTTACCAAAGATCATAAGAGAAAAAGATACTGAATATCAGTTCTATAGATTAATTTGGTTTCAGAGACTTCTGCat GGCTACCCCTACACAGCTCAGTACATAAGAGCTCAAGCAGAGATCGATATACCGCCCCTAGTGAGGGGGGACGTTTGGGCAGCCCTATTGGGCGTTGTGGGAGATATAGAGGACCAGTACGAAAGGATTGATAAGGAGACCCCTACGCCTACTGATAGACAG ATCGATGTAGATATTCCGCGTTGTCACCAGTACTGTTGGTTGCTCTGCGGGAGGGCTGGCCATAAGACATTAAAACGGCTGTTGAAAGCGTGGCTGTTGACCAACCCGCAATATGTGTACTGGCAAGGCTTGGACTCTCTGACTGCACCATTTTTATACTTGAACTTTTGTAATGAAG CTCGCGCTTTCGCCTGCCTCTCGGCGTTTGTGCCCAAATATTTGCATAAGTTCTTCCTAAAAGACAACAGTGCGGTCATCAAGGAGTATCTAGCTAAGTTCTGGCAGATAACCGCCTTCCACGAGCCGGAGTTGGCGGCGCACTTGCACGACATCAACTTTGTGCCTGAACTGTTCGCTATACCCTGGTTTCTGACTATGTTCTCTC ATGTATTCCCTCTACATAAAATCGTCCATCTCTGGGACGCTTTGCTGGTGGAAGGGCCCCAATTGCCCCTGTTCATGGGTGTGGGCATTTTGAGGCAATTGCGAGATACATTACTGGATTCCGGTTTCAATGAATGCATTTTATTGTTCTCGGATCTGCCTGAAATCGATATTGGGGAGTGTGTTAAG gagtccatagAGATGTCTCGCAGTACACCACGAAGTATCAGTTATAGAAGATTCGCAAATGAGCCTGAAATAAGAGATCCTATG GATGTAGTGGAAGTGCCGATGGAGGTGTTGCTAGCCGAAATATGTCCTCGGATCAACCTTTCCGATTTCTTCTCGCTAACTTGCCAAGAGAAATGCTGTGTGGTTGATATTAGATCCAATTTGCT ATACGAAAAGAGTTGCATAGAGGGCAGTATCAACGTGCCCTACAGCGGGGTACACTTGGGTCAGCACGAGTTGCGGGCGCTCGGCCTGCACCCCCACCGGGCGTTGGGTGAGGCGATCGCCTCCAAGAAAACTGTCGTAATCGCCTCCGCTGAGGATGAAACAGCGCAATTG TTCAGCGACTATCTGGTGAAGTGCAAAGTGCCCCGAGTGTGTATACTCCACGGCGGCGTGAGTGCGCTGCACTCGCACGTGCCCTCTCTGTTCACGGTGCCGCCTAAACGCAACGGTcataagtga
- the LOC119833313 gene encoding DNA repair protein RAD50-like: MACAEVHPDNMESEREEGEIVDELDDLSDISSEEEFLLRQRLEILENYNNVLERKEAKRTSLGTGKPNKTKPSFWQDFTKVIDDKNDSKTQEVYRVTRTEKYLKKTKKLKEQPKDSVPIKNNRKKYTRNKKVHPMKVVSETSEDSEDDEYKNKRRKLADAVTLNKNKVDTSSLKDRLAKMLNSKPTKTTDSFIIQNSIILTGPSTKPVHKPSLKANSKIMSLNNDSTENTHPLVLSDMMDTDDDVKIIETVGEDSHDTVDAGNVEKKKDVQLNDSGASTDEDIESLRQLALKTKSSKLKIALPDVQNIVANKPESEDEDSDTAELRMICLRSALLKKAIEMKKKQKLQKRLSQNSIMEDSLYENCNNDRNENENNTDIENVDMEIGSDGDEKSKDGCDNNIFHEYDVKNLKQSTGSVILTKEDELEEDEDLLRAKLLTSLSKNLPNLVDINTFTNSEVEVAREVTIKPKTEVVNKINIPEDKKFIIELGDSDSEGEHEATKNLTKMHMKLAEQTEFQQKLDQFLKSTRLEVEKNALPDVVLPQAPTKPPQKFVPKAMNHLPKSEQIEYRNLVKRMAELEKLKQARQLSLNNFNKPSSKETLKPRNNSVNNMEMSAKKLEEKIATSRKMIAEESAKMLKLKEEATKLSQRYKIVSNELRNITTAITLNKKQQRNVQNGLSKIRLHHQMLLKSSTTLKHSIPHPPSNTANKVINSTKKQKENDPLVKEHKNPTILKSVKVSVINDLNKDTPTNNPRLSVEIDVSSNTKVVKANTPTKERTVDFQKTEDHIGEFSNPATKSGGKIDEERNKNECQVKDYTSPLDALGRTDWKEDPNAFLCPFEVGGTCRDTDCKFLHLKSHTQ; encoded by the exons ATGGCTTGTGCAGAAGTGCATCCTGATAATATGGAATCTGAAAGGGAAGAAGGTGAAATTGTAGACGAGCTTGATGATCTATCAGATATTTCGTCAGAGGAAGAGTTTTTACTACGACAAAGGTTAGAAATTCTGGAGAACTACAACAATGTCCTTGAAAGAAAGGAGGCTAAAAGGACATCCCTGGGCACAG gtaagccaaataaaacaaaaccatCATTTTGGCAAGACTTTACAAAAGTAATAGATGATAAAAATGATTCTAAAACACAAGAAGTGTATAGAGTTACTCGAActgaaaaatatctaaaaaaaactaaaaagctAAAAGAACAACCAAAAGACAGTGTgcccataaaaaataacagaaagaAATATACCCGCAATAAAAAAGTTCATCCAATGAAAGTGGTAAGTGAAACCAGTGAAGATTCAGAAGATGATGAATACAAGAATAAACGGCGAAAATTAGCTGATGCTGTCActcttaacaaaaataaagtagaCACAAGTTCATTAAAAGATAGACTTGCCAAAATGCTAAATTCCAAACCGACAAAAACTACagattcttttattattcaaaattctaTAATACTCACGGGCCCAAGTACAAAACCGGTTCATAAACCTAGTTTGAAAGCGAACTCAAAAATTATGTCATTGAATAATGATTCAACAGAGAATACACATCCACTTGTATTGAGTGACATGATGGATACAGATGATGATGTAAAGATTATTGAAACTGTTGGTGAAGATTCACATGATACTGTGGATGCTGGAAATGTAGAGAAGAAGAAAGATGTGCAGCTTAATGATAGTGGGGCAAGTACTGATGAAGATATAGAGTCACTGAGGCAGCTCGCTTTAAAAACCAAATCTTCCAAACTGAAGATAGCTCTTCCTGATGTACAAAACATTGTTGCAAATAAACCCGAGTCAGAAGACGAAGACAGTGATACTGCTGAGTTGAGGATGATATGTTTAAGGTCAgctttgttaaaaaaagcaaTAGAGATGAAAAAGAAACAGAAATTGCAGAAACGGTTATCCCAAAATTCAATTATGGAAGAcagtttatatgaaaattgcaATAATGATAGGAATGAAAATGAGAATAATACAGATATTGAGAATGTTGATATGGAGATTGGTTCAGATGGAGATGAGAAAAGCAAAGATGGctgtgataataatatttttcatgagTATGATGTTAAGAACTTAAAACAAAGTACAGGTTCAGTTATATTAACCAAAGAGGATGAATTGGAAGAAGATGAAGATTTGTTACGAGCAAAGTTATTGACCTCTTTAAGTAAAAATCTTCCTAATCTAGTTGATATTAATACATTCACTAATAGTGAAGTTGAAGTTGCAAGAGAAGTAACTATTAAGCCAAAAACAGAAgtagtgaataaaataaacataccagAGGATAAGAAATTTATCATTGAGCTCGGTGATTCAGACTCCGAAGGTGAACACGAAGCTACGAAAAATTTGACTAAAATGCACATGAAATTGGCAGAACAAACAGAATTTCAACAGAAACTTGATCAGTTTTTGAAATCTACTAGATTGGAAGTTGAGAAGAATGCCTTGCCAGATGTTGTTCTACCTCAAGCTCCGACAAAACCACCACAGAAATTTGTTCCAAAG GCAATGAACCATTTACCGAAGTCGGAACAAATTGAATACAGAAACTTAGTGAAAAGAATGGCAGAAttggaaaaattaaaacaggcGAGACAGCTCTctttgaacaattttaataagccTAGTAGCAAAGAAACACTAAAACCCAGAAATAATTCTGTTAATAACATGGAGATGTCTGCAAAGAAATTAGAAGAAAAGATTGCTACATCAAG AAAAATGATAGCCGAGGAATCAGCTAAAATGCTTAAACTAAAAGAGGAAGCAACAAAGTTATCTCAAAGGTATAAGATAGTATCAAATGAACTGAGAAATATTACGACGGCAATCACGCTCAATAAGAAGCAACAAAGAAATGTACAGAATGGATTATCGAAAATAAGACTGCATCATCAAATGCTTTTGAAGAG cTCAACCACACTCAAACATTCCATACCCCATCCGCCTTCCAATACCgctaataaagtaattaatagtactaaaaaacaaaaagaaaacgaTCCATTAGTTAAGGAACATAAAAACCCCACTATACTGAAATCAGTAAAAGTCAgtgtaataaatgatttaaataaggaTACGCCTACAAATAATCCTCGATTGTCGGTTGAGATTGACGTCAGTAGCAATACGAAAGTGGTAAAAGCAAATACGCCGACCAAAGAGAGAACTGTAGATTTCCAAAAGACTGAAGACCATATCGGTGAATTTAGTAATCCAGCTACGAAAAGTGGGGGGAAAATAGATgaggaaagaaataaaaatgaatgtcAAGTTAAAGACTACACGTCTCCACTGGATGCTCTGGGAAGAACAGA TTGGAAAGAAGACCCGAACGCTTTCCTGTGCCCCTTCGAAGTTGGCGGCACGTGCAGGGACACTGACTGCAAATTCCTACACTTAAAGTCACACACTCAATGA